Proteins encoded in a region of the Nitrospira sp. genome:
- the msrB gene encoding peptide-methionine (R)-S-oxide reductase MsrB, producing MPPTIQIDSIVKVTKTDEEWKKQLPTAAYRVLRHEDTERAFVNPLHENHQSGVYYCAGCDLPLFSSEHKFDSRTGWPSFWQPIDPRVIETRTDFKLFMPRTEVHCARCEGHQGHVFKDGPRPTGLRYCINGVALRFVAG from the coding sequence CCTACTATTCAGATCGATTCCATCGTTAAGGTCACGAAGACCGATGAAGAATGGAAAAAACAGCTGCCGACTGCCGCCTATCGTGTCTTGCGGCACGAAGATACGGAGAGAGCGTTTGTCAACCCACTGCATGAGAATCATCAATCAGGGGTCTATTATTGCGCCGGCTGTGACCTTCCGCTCTTTTCATCTGAGCACAAGTTCGACAGCCGTACCGGTTGGCCCAGCTTCTGGCAGCCGATTGATCCGCGCGTGATCGAAACCCGAACCGATTTCAAACTCTTCATGCCCCGAACGGAAGTCCATTGTGCGCGATGTGAGGGACACCAGGGCCACGTGTTTAAGGATGGGCCGAGGCCCACCGGTCTCCGGTACTGCATCAACGGCGTGGCCTTGAGATTCGTGGCCGGCTGA
- a CDS encoding peroxiredoxin: protein MAIRLGDDAPNFTAETTEGTINFHEWLGNSWGVLFSHPKDYTPVCTTELGTMAKISPEFKKRGVKVMAVSVDPMDSHKGWINDINETQRTTVNYPIIADPDKKVATLYDMIHPNAIDNMTVRSVFIIGPDKKVKLTLTYPASCGRNFDELVRVIDSLQLTSKYKVATPVNWKDGEDCIITPAVSDAEAKDLFPKGFKTVKPYLRYTPQPNR from the coding sequence ATGGCTATACGATTGGGCGACGATGCCCCGAACTTTACGGCAGAAACGACCGAAGGCACGATCAATTTTCACGAGTGGCTGGGTAATAGTTGGGGCGTTCTCTTTTCACATCCCAAGGACTATACCCCGGTTTGTACGACTGAGCTGGGGACGATGGCTAAGATTTCGCCCGAGTTCAAGAAGCGGGGGGTGAAGGTCATGGCGGTCAGCGTTGATCCCATGGATTCGCACAAGGGTTGGATCAACGACATCAACGAAACTCAAAGAACGACGGTGAATTATCCCATCATCGCCGATCCGGACAAGAAGGTCGCCACGCTGTACGATATGATCCATCCCAACGCCATCGACAATATGACGGTGCGCTCGGTCTTTATTATCGGTCCTGACAAGAAGGTCAAGCTCACCTTGACGTATCCCGCCTCCTGCGGCCGGAACTTCGATGAGCTGGTGAGGGTGATCGATTCACTCCAACTGACATCGAAGTACAAGGTCGCTACCCCGGTGAATTGGAAGGACGGCGAAGATTGCATCATCACTCCGGCGGTGAGTGATGCCGAAGCGAAGGATCTCTTCCCCAAGGGATTCAAGACCGTGAAGCCCTATTTGCGCTATACCCCGCAGCCGAATCGGTAA
- a CDS encoding DsbA family protein, with protein MNTSSASDRFLLYGDFNCPFCYALHERLHELNLIDRCEWRGVQHAPQLPRPMKPWSGSLGTELRHEVAMVQRLAPRLPIALPPGKPNTLPAIEQAVALLREDLRKGMDFVQHTYRAFWCDSRDISDPLILKQLAGEDFAEDIDGQNQIIAQKWETAWHATGQNGVPLLVSPDGDLLVGCVSEEQVRQFFT; from the coding sequence ATGAATACCAGTTCCGCGTCTGATCGATTTCTTCTCTATGGCGACTTCAACTGTCCTTTTTGTTACGCGCTGCACGAACGACTGCACGAGTTGAATTTGATCGACCGGTGTGAGTGGCGCGGAGTACAGCATGCGCCGCAGTTGCCTCGTCCCATGAAGCCGTGGAGCGGCTCGTTGGGGACCGAATTGCGGCACGAAGTCGCGATGGTGCAGCGGCTGGCACCGAGGTTGCCGATCGCGTTGCCGCCTGGGAAACCGAATACTCTGCCGGCGATCGAACAGGCGGTTGCACTCCTACGAGAGGATTTACGGAAGGGGATGGACTTTGTTCAGCACACCTACCGTGCTTTCTGGTGCGACAGTCGAGACATTTCTGATCCGTTGATTTTGAAGCAGTTGGCGGGAGAGGATTTCGCCGAAGACATTGATGGGCAGAATCAAATCATCGCACAGAAATGGGAAACGGCTTGGCATGCGACGGGTCAAAATGGAGTTCCCCTCCTCGTGTCTCCCGACGGCGATCTGCTCGTCGGTTGTGTATCCGAGGAGCAGGTACGACAGTTCTTCACGTAA
- a CDS encoding flagellar basal body rod C-terminal domain-containing protein: MISAIHTALSGLTAFSKQIEVVAHNVANVNTDGFKKSRTEFVEIPSGGVLPVVEKDDSSGPSVLRDTGGNQTIVELSNVDLGEEVVQQIVAQHSFQANLQTLRTADALLGSILDIKK; encoded by the coding sequence ATGATTTCCGCCATTCATACAGCACTCTCAGGTCTGACTGCCTTCAGCAAACAGATCGAGGTCGTGGCGCACAATGTCGCCAATGTCAACACCGACGGGTTCAAGAAATCGAGAACCGAGTTCGTCGAAATCCCGAGCGGTGGGGTCCTCCCTGTTGTTGAGAAAGACGACTCATCCGGTCCAAGCGTGCTTCGCGACACAGGTGGCAATCAAACCATAGTCGAGCTCTCGAATGTGGATCTGGGTGAAGAAGTGGTGCAGCAGATCGTGGCTCAACACAGCTTTCAAGCGAATCTCCAGACCTTGCGAACGGCAGATGCGTTGCTCGGTAGTATTCTTGACATAAAGAAATAG
- a CDS encoding radical SAM protein, translating into MVYPRVLLVIPPLTQLNTPYPSTAYLTGFLQSRGIEAEQADLGIEMVLRLFSPEGLRKVFRQLHGREDSLPKEAVAMMRDEQTYVEMIGPVVAFLQGKTPDNAVRLIQPGLLPQGPRFRGRRKFSRSVSVTDRAKQWATFFLEDLADLVQATITPHFALSRYAEHIGRSASSFDQIATALAEPPSLTDEWLLEAFWEHVNRVNPLLVGLSIPFPGNLYGTFLIAKMLKQHRPDLPVAIGGGYVNTELRRVTDPRVFDYVDFMTFDNGERPLLSLIEHISGLRPRRSLCRTMYRQNDRVVYADDPLSRDVTMNDIDCPTYRGLALDRYLTILDSTNPMHRLWSEGHWNKLTVAHGCYWKQCTFCDIGLTYISRYEMTPTERLIQQIEQLVAETGRRGFHFVDEAAPPSALKSLALALLERRIGITWWGNIRFETAFSSDLCRLLSASGCIAVTAGLEAASDRLLSNMKKGITVDQTALVAAGFKKAGILIHAYLMYGCPSETIQETIDSLERVRQLVAADLLQSAFWHRFTVTAHSPVGLDPTAHGLRILGPEFRGFAENDLLHHDDRGEAPSWLGEGLRRSLLNYLERRGLDLDVRQWFDGEVPHPHVAPTWLRRVLNKRPIDDHSDLERRVVWVGGPVACESVGKKATLTITGSRQDHIISLREPEARWLEQLIRDAIPRQAFQTYPHMREAGNSFPGMLSDFNIFLRTPSWKKIRDAGLVLV; encoded by the coding sequence ATGGTTTATCCTCGTGTCTTGTTGGTAATTCCTCCCTTGACTCAACTGAACACTCCCTACCCATCCACCGCCTATTTGACCGGGTTTCTGCAGTCCCGTGGAATCGAGGCGGAGCAAGCCGACTTGGGCATCGAGATGGTGCTGCGCCTATTCAGCCCAGAGGGGCTACGGAAAGTCTTCCGACAACTTCACGGCCGGGAGGACTCACTCCCCAAGGAAGCCGTCGCCATGATGAGGGATGAACAGACCTACGTGGAAATGATCGGACCGGTCGTCGCCTTCTTGCAGGGCAAAACGCCCGACAACGCCGTTCGCTTGATTCAACCCGGGCTGTTGCCCCAGGGCCCGCGATTCCGAGGTCGTCGGAAATTCTCGCGCTCTGTATCAGTGACTGATAGGGCCAAACAATGGGCGACCTTCTTCCTCGAAGATCTCGCCGATTTGGTGCAAGCCACCATCACACCGCACTTTGCCTTGAGCCGGTATGCAGAGCATATCGGGCGCAGTGCCTCATCGTTTGATCAAATCGCCACCGCCTTGGCTGAGCCACCGAGTCTGACTGATGAATGGCTCCTGGAGGCATTCTGGGAACACGTCAACCGCGTCAACCCGTTGCTGGTCGGTCTCTCCATACCGTTTCCAGGTAATCTCTATGGGACGTTCCTCATTGCAAAGATGCTCAAGCAGCACCGCCCTGACCTGCCTGTGGCGATCGGCGGCGGCTATGTGAACACGGAATTGCGCCGGGTTACCGACCCTCGTGTGTTCGATTATGTCGACTTTATGACGTTCGACAATGGCGAACGGCCGCTCCTTTCCTTAATCGAACATATTTCCGGCCTGCGTCCCCGTCGATCGCTGTGCCGCACAATGTATCGCCAGAACGATCGCGTGGTCTATGCCGATGATCCCTTGTCACGTGACGTCACGATGAACGACATCGATTGTCCAACCTATCGAGGCCTGGCACTGGATCGCTACCTGACCATTCTCGACAGTACCAATCCGATGCATCGCCTCTGGTCGGAAGGCCATTGGAACAAACTCACCGTGGCCCACGGCTGCTATTGGAAACAATGTACGTTCTGCGATATAGGGCTCACCTACATTAGTCGGTACGAGATGACACCGACCGAGCGGCTCATCCAGCAAATCGAACAACTCGTCGCCGAGACGGGCCGCAGAGGGTTTCACTTCGTTGATGAGGCCGCACCACCATCAGCATTGAAGTCACTGGCCCTTGCCCTCTTGGAGCGACGGATCGGTATCACCTGGTGGGGGAATATCCGCTTCGAGACTGCTTTTTCGTCGGACCTTTGCCGCCTTCTCTCCGCCTCCGGTTGTATCGCCGTGACAGCGGGGCTTGAGGCGGCCTCAGACCGGCTGCTGAGCAACATGAAGAAGGGCATCACCGTCGATCAGACCGCGCTGGTCGCCGCCGGGTTCAAAAAGGCCGGCATCCTGATCCACGCCTATCTCATGTATGGTTGTCCATCGGAGACGATTCAGGAAACCATCGATTCACTTGAGCGAGTCCGCCAGCTTGTCGCGGCAGATCTCCTTCAATCGGCCTTTTGGCATCGTTTCACAGTCACCGCTCACAGCCCGGTGGGGCTGGATCCCACGGCCCATGGCTTGCGCATTCTCGGGCCTGAATTTCGAGGCTTCGCAGAAAATGACCTTTTGCATCACGATGATAGAGGGGAAGCACCGAGCTGGCTCGGTGAGGGGCTGCGACGATCGCTCCTGAATTACCTTGAACGACGGGGACTCGATCTCGATGTTCGGCAGTGGTTCGACGGCGAGGTTCCACACCCTCATGTAGCTCCCACATGGCTGAGACGAGTGCTCAACAAGCGGCCGATCGATGATCATTCAGACTTAGAACGGCGTGTGGTCTGGGTGGGTGGACCGGTAGCTTGTGAGTCGGTTGGAAAGAAAGCAACCCTCACTATCACCGGTTCCAGGCAGGATCACATCATCTCTCTGCGGGAACCGGAGGCCCGGTGGTTGGAGCAATTGATTAGAGACGCCATCCCGCGACAGGCATTTCAGACCTATCCACATATGCGGGAGGCCGGTAACTCATTTCCCGGGATGCTGTCGGACTTCAACATCTTTCTGCGCACCCCTTCGTGGAAAAAGATCCGCGACGCGGGCCTCGTGCTCGTATGA
- a CDS encoding pentapeptide repeat-containing protein: MAGADTSHTKLHISKNPMYLMLREGCVKEFNAKKASGEQCDLRGCDLRGLDLRGLDADGLDFSDCYFRQSDLRGIDLSKANLDGASINACKISGALFPKELSASEIELSLLHGTRMRYSAK; encoded by the coding sequence ATGGCCGGCGCAGACACATCGCATACAAAACTCCATATCTCAAAGAACCCGATGTACCTCATGCTGCGCGAAGGCTGCGTCAAGGAGTTCAACGCCAAGAAAGCTTCCGGAGAACAATGCGATCTTCGGGGGTGCGATCTGCGCGGTCTTGACCTTCGCGGCTTGGATGCCGACGGGCTGGATTTCAGCGACTGCTATTTTCGGCAGTCCGATCTCCGAGGCATCGACTTGAGCAAGGCCAACTTGGATGGGGCCAGTATCAATGCGTGCAAAATTTCAGGCGCTCTCTTCCCAAAGGAACTGAGCGCCTCTGAGATTGAACTGTCTCTTCTCCACGGGACGCGGATGCGGTACAGCGCGAAGTAA
- a CDS encoding ATP-binding protein codes for MTVPAAPIPEHPSHGALAWLPTREDISLILETSTEAIFITDQQGHILFLNLVAQQLVGRTRDVIGQGFHGLFTCLTTGKSDVAQCPFTRLMNTGEPVVIPSHIWNREDGTQFEVSLSFWPRTQHGVPVGAMVVVRDVTDTMEIQRDVQRAARLAEDAPNPIVEFDATGAMLYANTGMLNLMGQCGLLDAGIEVMFPDNLSVMLHECLVTNSTLLRVEHVVADRVLAWSLFPLREVELVRAYGLDITSDVALRRAKEAAEESARAKGIFLATMSHELRTPMNGVLGCTQLLKDTSLTGQQRELIETMHRSAEALLTLVSDILDFSKIEAGKMTLEVADVNLRALIRDVTTLVEGLAAQKSLTISVKIDSDVPDEFRGDPIRLRQILYNLVGNAIKFTKHGGVRIAVSLRPEPADNLETVVLHWSVQDTGIGLTPEQQGQLFKAYAQADPSTARRFGGTGLGLMICRQLVELMGGTITVNSRVGHGSTFVYTTNLLPAIHRDSTASSLSTDQRGAGEQVRGLRVLVADDNEINQVVACKFLQKLGCQVEVARTGCEAVDAITRTAYDVVLMDCEMPEMDGYEATREVRRREEGTLNHLPIMALTGHASDEDARKCRQAGMDKVVTKPLTLSALRANLQELLRHADF; via the coding sequence ATGACGGTTCCTGCCGCACCCATTCCCGAGCATCCTTCCCATGGTGCGCTGGCTTGGCTGCCGACCCGAGAGGATATCTCCCTCATTCTCGAGACTTCGACCGAAGCGATCTTTATTACGGACCAACAAGGTCACATCCTATTTCTCAATCTCGTAGCCCAACAACTTGTCGGCAGAACACGTGATGTCATCGGACAGGGGTTTCACGGCCTTTTTACGTGCCTCACGACAGGCAAGAGTGATGTGGCCCAGTGTCCCTTCACTCGGCTCATGAACACCGGCGAGCCTGTCGTGATTCCTTCCCACATTTGGAATCGAGAGGATGGAACTCAATTCGAAGTATCACTCTCGTTCTGGCCGAGAACCCAACATGGAGTACCGGTCGGTGCTATGGTCGTGGTACGTGATGTGACCGATACCATGGAGATTCAACGGGATGTCCAGCGCGCTGCCCGGCTGGCCGAAGATGCGCCGAATCCTATCGTGGAGTTTGACGCGACGGGTGCCATGCTCTACGCCAACACCGGCATGCTGAATTTGATGGGGCAATGCGGACTGCTCGATGCCGGGATTGAGGTGATGTTCCCAGATAATCTATCGGTGATGCTACATGAGTGCCTCGTGACCAATTCCACGCTGTTGCGGGTCGAACATGTCGTGGCCGATCGAGTACTGGCCTGGTCGCTTTTTCCCCTGAGAGAGGTGGAACTGGTCCGCGCGTATGGCCTCGATATCACATCGGATGTGGCCTTGCGCCGTGCGAAGGAAGCCGCTGAAGAGTCTGCGCGGGCGAAGGGAATCTTTCTCGCCACGATGAGCCATGAGCTTCGAACCCCCATGAACGGAGTGCTGGGATGCACGCAGCTTCTCAAGGACACATCGTTAACAGGTCAGCAGCGTGAGCTGATCGAGACGATGCATCGCTCGGCAGAGGCGTTGTTGACGCTGGTGAGCGACATTCTCGATTTTTCAAAGATCGAAGCCGGCAAGATGACTCTGGAAGTGGCCGATGTCAATCTGCGCGCACTGATCCGAGACGTCACGACGTTGGTGGAGGGGTTGGCCGCCCAAAAGAGTCTCACTATTTCGGTGAAGATCGATTCCGATGTCCCGGATGAGTTTCGAGGCGATCCGATCAGGTTGAGACAGATTCTCTATAATCTCGTCGGGAATGCGATCAAGTTCACGAAACATGGAGGGGTCAGGATTGCCGTCTCGCTGAGGCCGGAACCGGCGGATAACTTGGAGACAGTGGTTCTGCATTGGAGCGTGCAGGATACGGGCATTGGGCTAACCCCGGAGCAACAAGGCCAGCTGTTTAAGGCATATGCCCAAGCTGATCCATCGACCGCGAGACGATTCGGGGGAACAGGCCTTGGTCTCATGATCTGTCGCCAACTCGTTGAGTTAATGGGAGGGACCATCACTGTCAACAGCCGGGTCGGTCATGGCAGCACGTTTGTCTATACTACCAACCTCCTTCCGGCCATTCATCGAGACTCCACGGCATCTTCGCTGAGCACGGATCAACGTGGCGCAGGAGAACAGGTGAGGGGACTGCGCGTCCTGGTCGCGGATGATAATGAAATCAATCAGGTTGTCGCCTGTAAGTTTTTGCAAAAGCTTGGCTGTCAGGTCGAAGTGGCTCGTACAGGCTGCGAAGCCGTGGATGCCATCACTCGAACGGCGTATGACGTCGTGTTGATGGATTGTGAGATGCCCGAGATGGATGGCTATGAAGCCACCAGGGAAGTTCGTCGTCGCGAGGAAGGGACGCTGAACCATCTGCCGATCATGGCCCTCACCGGTCATGCATCCGACGAAGATGCCCGGAAGTGTCGCCAGGCCGGGATGGATAAAGTTGTGACCAAGCCGTTGACGTTGTCGGCGCTCCGCGCCAATCTCCAAGAGTTGTTACGGCACGCCGATTTTTGA
- a CDS encoding NAD(P)-dependent oxidoreductase — protein MADTQARIGFIGVGRMGANMARRLKQGGYRIAAVQDRHTDASESLSQELGSEAARSPARVAEISDIVITVVSDDAAMREIYAEQDPTGLMVHAKDRLFLNCATLTPALHIDIEQAVEGRGGAALEACMASSITQAREGTLYLMCGGKLDVFNRALPLLETLGTTVRYIGPAGEAAKVKALVNMVMNSNTAALAEGLGLGAALGIDLTLLREVFSQTGAASRVLETDGEDMQLRTHDCYFSAAHAAKDSAIALDLAKRVGLSLPLAQATLSQYRRLIEMGKGDLDKSAVAELTFPNRTSSPLLA, from the coding sequence ATGGCAGACACCCAAGCTCGCATCGGCTTCATCGGAGTAGGTCGAATGGGCGCCAATATGGCCCGACGATTGAAACAAGGGGGATACCGCATCGCGGCGGTTCAGGACCGCCATACCGACGCATCGGAATCCCTGTCACAGGAACTTGGCTCGGAGGCGGCCAGATCACCGGCGCGTGTTGCTGAGATATCGGATATCGTCATCACCGTCGTATCGGATGACGCTGCGATGCGGGAGATTTACGCGGAACAGGACCCGACCGGGCTGATGGTTCACGCCAAAGATCGGCTGTTCCTCAACTGTGCGACTCTCACACCGGCGCTCCATATCGACATCGAACAGGCGGTTGAAGGGCGTGGTGGCGCGGCCCTTGAAGCGTGCATGGCGAGCAGCATAACCCAAGCGCGCGAGGGTACCCTGTATCTGATGTGCGGAGGCAAGCTGGACGTGTTCAATCGGGCTCTCCCCCTGCTGGAGACCCTCGGCACGACGGTCCGATATATCGGCCCAGCCGGAGAAGCGGCAAAGGTCAAAGCGCTCGTCAACATGGTGATGAACAGCAATACCGCTGCGTTGGCCGAAGGGTTAGGACTGGGGGCGGCGCTGGGAATCGATCTGACTCTTCTGCGTGAGGTATTCAGCCAGACTGGAGCGGCTTCGAGAGTATTGGAAACCGACGGAGAAGATATGCAGCTACGTACCCACGACTGTTACTTTTCGGCAGCCCACGCCGCCAAAGATTCGGCCATCGCGTTGGACCTGGCCAAACGGGTCGGCCTCTCCCTACCACTCGCGCAGGCGACGTTGAGCCAATACCGACGACTCATTGAAATGGGTAAAGGTGACCTGGATAAATCCGCGGTTGCCGAATTGACGTTCCCGAACAGAACTAGCTCTCCGCTCCTAGCATAA